The following proteins are encoded in a genomic region of Phragmites australis chromosome 9, lpPhrAust1.1, whole genome shotgun sequence:
- the LOC133928975 gene encoding large ribosomal subunit protein P2B isoform X2, whose translation MKLIAAYLLAVLGGNTSPTADDVKNILESVGAEADEEKLEFLLAELKDKDITEVIAAGREKFASVPSGGGGIAVAAPAAGAGGGAAPAEEAKKEEKVEEKEESDEDMGFSLFD comes from the exons ATGAAGCTGATTGCTGCCTACCTGCTCGCTGTTCTGGGTGGGAACACTTCCCCGACTGCTGATGACGTTAAGAACATCCTGGAATCAG TTGGGGCTGAAGCTGATGAAGAGAAGCTGGAGTTCCTGCTCGCAGAACTCAAAGACAAGGACATAACAGAAGTGATTGCAGCTGGAAGGGAGAAGTTTGCCTCTGTGCCTTCAGGTGGTGGTGGAATCGCTGTGGCAGCTCCAGctgctggtgctggtggtggcgcagcacctgctgaagaggcaaagaaggaggagaaggttgaagagaaggaagaatccGATGAA GACATGGGTTTCAGCTTGTTCGACTAA
- the LOC133928976 gene encoding uncharacterized protein LOC133928976: MLRLDRTPLPRLEKMREAALRPEGGRAARLHGALGMAAADATTAMTIDFLRARLLSERSVSRAAKERADQLARRVAELEEQLRMVTAQRRKAERAAAEVLAILDSQGFGGLCDAAADSGSEDEVDNGSPDAAESDRGGGGNARGEAPEDALSGSELGSQAAAAQAGRLSWKGRAANPDWERQRPQQQQQQKGRQLRQRHSHGHRRGCIYSRAADSSPKYHPGQSCRKIKRKELRSQTEGGEDKEDVAGESTEGQEISDCTVCTDERPDFDGEVSHDEQGSSSNGRVEDGGDRYSMDYEKEGEMERVLEKQAELIGQYEAEENAQREWEKKFRESQHSTADNVSLSNKLNQTKNACGKREIAQIMDKGVVCEQAKSSENNIFGIRNPSEYLPKESVSELPPNAAEDSAIQQCKVDDYHDFGKTTATVASSNGELQVTKDVLVNISCLEIVEGSGTTLGKSSLSPQGSCDSTLNARHNKGQGDENSDSGSSYHADARSSERYINAPLVGSPLSDTPKSEVSEWSSSFFHNHTDNQLDAQLHQPSNDDVGGVLVALRRAKMSLREKLSRPSSPSQNILALPAPEDCYANHDLLVNDMQLSLSRSTPLSQEILTLAAHSDYLNRILPRDDVKVPVGPAGLFRLPIDSFPGNEMASSDSYGSRFSLTATSRVNMTSSYPTNHIMSNPSFSQGFSLDPYYDPRSSMMLAMPTAGGCSIPVSDFRIGGGSFLPEVPRPGNDFKRVIPSGDAVTHFQYGHD; encoded by the exons ATGCTGCGACTGGACCGGACGCCGCTCCCGAGACTTGAGAAGATGAGAGAGGCCGCGCTGAGGCCTGAGGGTGGGCGGGCCGCGAGACTCCACGGGGCTCTcgggatggcggcggcggacgcGACGACGGCCATGACCATCGACTTCCTCCGCGCGCGGCTCCTCTCCGAACGCTCCGTCTCCCGCGCTGCCAAGGAGCGCGCCGACCAGCTCGCCAGGCGG GTCGCGGAGCTGGAGGAGCAGCTCCGGATGGTGACGGCCCAGCGGCGCAAGGCGGAGCGGGCGGCCGCGGAGGTGCTCGCCATCCTCGACTCCCAGGGCTTCGGCGGCCTATGTGACGCCGCGGCCGACTCCGGCTCCGAGGACGAGGTCGACAACGGCAGCCCTGATGCCGCCGAAAGTGACCGCGGTGGCGGTGGCAATGCCCGCGGGGAGGCGCCGGAGGACGCGTTGTCGGGGTCGGAGCTTGGAAGCCAGGCGGCCGCGGCTCAGGCCGGGCGGCTGTCGTGGAAGGGCCGCGCCGCGAACCCCGACTGGGAGAGGCAGcgaccgcagcagcagcagcagcagaagggTAGGCAGCTCAGGCAGAGGCACAGCCATGGCCATAGGAGGGGCTGCATTTACTCACGCGCCGCCGATTCGTCGCCTAAGTACCATCCGGGGCAGTCGTGCCGGAAGATCAAGAGGAAGGAGCTGAG ATCTCAGACAGAAGGCGGGGAGGACAAGGAGGATGTTGCTGGGGAGAGCACAGAGGGGCAAGAGATATCCGATTGTACCGTTTGTACTGATGAGCGGCCAGATTTCGATGGTGAGGTAAGCCATGATGAGCAAGGTTCTTCGAGCAATGGAAGAGTCGAGGATGGCGGTGATCGGTACAGCATGGATTATGAAAAGGAGGGGGAGATGGAGAGGGTACTGGAGAAGCAGGCTGAGCTCATTGGGCAGTACGAGGCTGAAGAAAATGCTCAGAGGGAGTGGGAGAAGAAATTCAGGGAGAGCCAACATTCAACTGCG GATAATGTTAGCTTAAGCAATAAGCTAAATCAAACCAAAAATGCTTGTGGGAAGAGGGAAATTGCACAGATTATGGATAAAGGAGTGGTCTGTGAACAGGCAAAATCAAGCGAGAATAATATCTTTGGCATCAGAAATCCTTCTGAATATCTACCAAAGGAATCTGTTTCAGAGTTGCCACCAAATGCAGCAGAAGATAGTGCTATTCAGCAGTGCAAAGTTGATGACTACCATGATTTTGGAAAGACTACTGCAACAGTTGCTTCAAGCAATGGTGAATTGCAGGTTACGAAGGATGTGTTGGTAAATATAAGCTGTCTTGAAATTGTTGAAGGAAGTGGTACTACTCTTGGAAAATCATCTCTCTCACCACAAGGAAGCTGTGATAGCACCCTAAATGCAAGACATAATAAAGGTCAAGGAGATGAAAATTCAGACAGTGGTTCAAGCTACCATGCAGATGCTCGCTCTTCTGAGCGCTACATAAATGCACCATTAGTTGGGAGCCCTTTAAGTGATACCCCTAAAAGCGAAGTCTCGGAGTGGAGTTCGTCCTTCTTTCATAACCATACTGATAACCAGCTTGATGCACAGCTGCATCAACCATCAAACGATGATGTAGGAGGGGTGCTAGTAGCCCTTCGACGTGCCAAGATGTCTCTCAGAGAAAAGCTGAGCAGGCCAAGTTCACCCAGCCAGAACATATTGGCACTTCCAGCACCGGAGGATTGCTACGCAAACCATGATTTGCTAGTCAACGACATGCAACTTTCACTCAGCAGGTCAACTCCTCTCAGCCAGGAAATATTGACACTAGCAGCACATTCAGACTACCTTAACAGGATCTTACCACGGGACGATGTGAAAGTACCAGTAGGCCCTGCTGGTTTGTTCCGTTTGCCAATAGACTCGTTTCCTGGAAATGAGATGGCCTCAAGTGATAGCTATGGTTCAAGGTTCAGTTTGACAGCAACAAGTCGAGTCAACATGACATCAAGCTATCCTACCAATCATATCATGTCAAATCCATCGTTCTCTCAAGGGTTCTCACTGGATCCATATTATGATCCTCGTAGTTCCATGATGCTAGCAATGCCTACTGCTGGTGGGTGTAGCATTCCAGTGTCAGATTTCAGAATAGGGGGTGGTTCCTTCCTCCCTGAAGTTCCGAGGCCGGGCAACGATTTCAAAAGGGTTATTCCTTCTGGAGACGCAGTCACGCACTTCCAGTACGGTCATGATTAG
- the LOC133928975 gene encoding large ribosomal subunit protein P2B isoform X1, whose translation MFGRHARTRVQLPSAAAGLHPLLPFSLRGISVVVTMKLIAAYLLAVLGGNTSPTADDVKNILESVGAEADEEKLEFLLAELKDKDITEVIAAGREKFASVPSGGGGIAVAAPAAGAGGGAAPAEEAKKEEKVEEKEESDEDMGFSLFD comes from the exons ATGTTCGGGAGACACGCGCGTACAAGGGTACAactcccctccgccgccgcgggctTGCATCCACTTCTCCCGTTCAGCCTCCGAG GCATTTCTGTAGTTGTCACGATGAAGCTGATTGCTGCCTACCTGCTCGCTGTTCTGGGTGGGAACACTTCCCCGACTGCTGATGACGTTAAGAACATCCTGGAATCAG TTGGGGCTGAAGCTGATGAAGAGAAGCTGGAGTTCCTGCTCGCAGAACTCAAAGACAAGGACATAACAGAAGTGATTGCAGCTGGAAGGGAGAAGTTTGCCTCTGTGCCTTCAGGTGGTGGTGGAATCGCTGTGGCAGCTCCAGctgctggtgctggtggtggcgcagcacctgctgaagaggcaaagaaggaggagaaggttgaagagaaggaagaatccGATGAA GACATGGGTTTCAGCTTGTTCGACTAA